The Lacrimispora xylanolytica genome has a segment encoding these proteins:
- a CDS encoding phosphotransferase enzyme family protein: MQADKNFLDKELRGWISDGLSASTLLTKEEWMKPIDALCSIYPQLPKQQIHRDLHYGNLLFEGATLTGVLDFDLGKQDARLFDIAYILVGQLLGQKDLTSVENEWLIFVSQFLNGYESITVLERDEKEALLLMMQCIELLFVAFWQQQKNQKATEETIEIFKFLQNTKK; this comes from the coding sequence GTGCAGGCAGACAAGAATTTTTTAGATAAGGAACTAAGAGGCTGGATTAGTGATGGACTCTCCGCAAGCACTCTCTTGACAAAAGAAGAATGGATGAAGCCTATAGATGCACTATGCAGCATTTACCCCCAACTGCCGAAACAGCAGATTCATCGTGATTTGCATTATGGTAATTTGCTATTTGAAGGAGCAACATTGACAGGAGTACTGGATTTTGATCTGGGCAAGCAAGATGCTCGTTTATTTGACATAGCATATATTCTGGTGGGACAATTATTAGGTCAGAAAGACCTTACTTCAGTTGAGAATGAGTGGCTTATATTTGTTAGTCAGTTCCTTAATGGATACGAAAGCATTACTGTGTTAGAAAGAGATGAAAAGGAAGCACTACTGCTTATGATGCAGTGTATTGAACTTTTGTTTGTGGCTTTTTGGCAGCAACAAAAGAATCAAAAGGCGACAGAAGAAACAATTGAAATATTTAAATTTTTACAAAATACAAAAAAGTGA
- a CDS encoding DJ-1/PfpI family protein — protein sequence MKRVFIKVICFAVSLFMVIGAFVCGPIKTVSAMETSPKKKILMVIAPKDFEDCEVVEPTAILKANGAEVTIASTTMDPAIGINRFRVTPDIKISDANADDYDAIVLPGGTGVISHIWDNEELRTLLQQFNSQNKIVAAMCAAPPALAKAGILKDKTVTMFPWDDGIKELTTRGATYVNEETVTDGNIVTGKNPAASKSFGLAICNALNIRKFSKNILIVVAPKDFEDVEYYTPKTLLEINGANVTVASTNSTAIGLNGSTCNTDILISDAKAKDYDGIVIVGGTGVINSLWNDTDLRNLLKDADKENKMIAAICAAPPILARAGLLKNKKATMFPWSNGIKELTNHDATYVDQEVVVSGNIVTGRNPDASVAFGLKLCEELKILGH from the coding sequence ATGAAGAGAGTATTCATAAAAGTGATTTGTTTTGCAGTGAGTCTATTTATGGTAATAGGAGCATTTGTATGTGGTCCAATCAAAACCGTTAGCGCAATGGAAACATCTCCAAAGAAGAAAATTCTTATGGTGATTGCACCTAAGGACTTTGAAGATTGTGAAGTGGTTGAACCTACGGCTATTTTAAAGGCTAACGGAGCAGAGGTAACAATAGCAAGTACAACCATGGATCCAGCGATTGGTATTAATAGATTTAGGGTAACACCAGATATCAAAATTAGTGATGCTAACGCTGATGACTACGATGCCATCGTTTTACCAGGAGGAACGGGTGTTATCAGTCATATATGGGATAACGAAGAATTGAGAACACTGCTTCAGCAATTTAATTCTCAAAACAAAATAGTAGCAGCTATGTGTGCAGCCCCCCCTGCTCTCGCTAAAGCGGGAATATTAAAGGATAAAACAGTTACCATGTTCCCTTGGGACGATGGAATAAAGGAGCTTACCACAAGAGGGGCTACATATGTGAATGAAGAGACTGTTACTGACGGAAATATCGTAACAGGCAAAAATCCAGCTGCATCGAAAAGTTTTGGTCTTGCCATCTGTAACGCTTTGAACATTAGAAAGTTTTCTAAAAACATACTTATTGTGGTAGCTCCAAAAGATTTTGAAGATGTAGAGTACTACACTCCTAAAACGCTGCTTGAGATAAACGGAGCTAATGTGACGGTAGCAAGTACTAATTCAACAGCAATTGGGTTAAATGGATCTACTTGTAACACTGATATTTTAATATCCGATGCAAAAGCAAAGGATTATGATGGAATCGTTATCGTTGGCGGTACAGGAGTAATCAATAGCCTGTGGAATGATACAGATCTCAGAAACCTACTAAAGGATGCAGATAAGGAAAACAAGATGATAGCAGCAATATGTGCGGCACCGCCAATTCTGGCAAGAGCCGGTCTTCTCAAAAATAAAAAAGCAACCATGTTCCCCTGGAGTAATGGTATTAAGGAATTAACCAACCATGATGCTACATACGTTGATCAAGAGGTTGTTGTATCCGGTAATATTGTAACAGGAAGAAATCCAGATGCTTCTGTGGCTTTCGGATTAAAGCTCTGTGAAGAGTTAAAAATACTTGGTCATTAA
- a CDS encoding AraC family transcriptional regulator, producing MSTYFTLGRNFYPGFQFPICHTSENCFSDGAIKREYYKMIFVISGTGLLTLNSHTQILVAPSALCLNETDTFSLESEVSLQCNVIIFHPQIINQHFDFPVLKATNNQLSVNEIQDLYWLNPFLRKTNEFTGLLHLGLSNAQRIRNIIENIKNALDIQMDKDWPCRSRTYLIEMLFLLPRLLIIEETIVSMELHKDPGEIKEIILYLYTNYMNKITIQELTDKFHMNRTSLTERFREITGYPVMDYLIRLRLYLASKMLKETLLPISEIIERVGFSDITHFGRMFKKNFGYSPSEFRAIHCTML from the coding sequence ATGAGTACGTATTTTACATTAGGAAGGAACTTTTATCCAGGCTTTCAGTTTCCAATCTGTCATACAAGTGAAAATTGTTTCTCAGATGGCGCAATTAAGCGAGAGTATTATAAAATGATTTTTGTTATCTCTGGTACTGGATTACTTACTCTTAATAGTCATACGCAAATCCTTGTAGCTCCATCGGCCCTTTGTCTGAATGAAACAGATACATTTTCTTTGGAATCAGAAGTATCCCTTCAGTGTAACGTTATTATTTTTCATCCACAAATCATTAATCAACATTTCGATTTTCCTGTACTTAAAGCAACCAATAATCAGCTATCTGTTAATGAAATACAAGACCTATATTGGTTAAATCCGTTTTTAAGAAAAACAAATGAATTTACAGGTCTGTTGCACCTTGGTCTCAGCAATGCACAAAGGATCCGTAACATTATAGAAAACATTAAAAATGCCTTAGACATTCAGATGGATAAAGATTGGCCCTGTCGAAGCAGAACCTATCTAATTGAAATGCTTTTTTTGTTGCCAAGACTGCTAATTATTGAGGAGACCATTGTAAGCATGGAACTTCATAAAGACCCTGGCGAAATCAAAGAGATCATTCTGTATTTGTACACAAATTATATGAATAAAATAACCATACAGGAGCTTACGGATAAATTCCATATGAATAGAACTTCCTTAACAGAACGATTTCGTGAAATCACAGGTTATCCAGTCATGGATTATCTTATTAGACTAAGACTGTATTTAGCGTCGAAAATGCTCAAAGAAACTCTATTACCTATTTCTGAGATCATTGAGAGGGTGGGCTTTTCTGATATTACACACTTTGGGCGGATGTTCAAAAAGAACTTCGGCTACTCTCCTTCAGAATTCAGGGCGATCCATTGCACCATGCTGTAA
- a CDS encoding helix-turn-helix transcriptional regulator, translating into MQINRLFEIIYLLLNKKLTTASELAEYFEVSVRTIYRDIDTLSSAGIPIYALQGKGGGISLLDNYVLDKSVLSEREQNEILFALQSLSITQAPESDKVLAKLSNLFNKNRTNWIEVDLSPWGSDDKGISQFKLIKDAILSHRLIEFNYFGSSGEKTIRRVEPMKLIFKINAWYLQAFCLTRNAIRMFKIVRMSDVQMTQEVFIEKMLESLPSGSQTLNDPKWIEICLKICADGAYRVYDEFEEKDITKNKDGSFTIITRLPENEWLIRYLLSFGADAEVVSPQHIRDTIENELNKIILKYRETTKIIKAGRRIL; encoded by the coding sequence ATGCAGATAAACAGACTTTTTGAAATTATATATCTTTTGCTGAACAAAAAGCTTACGACTGCCAGTGAGCTGGCAGAATATTTTGAGGTATCTGTCAGAACCATTTATCGCGATATTGATACACTGTCTTCGGCAGGAATCCCAATTTACGCCCTCCAGGGAAAGGGTGGCGGAATTTCATTGCTGGATAATTACGTTCTGGATAAATCAGTTCTATCGGAACGAGAGCAAAATGAGATATTATTTGCGCTGCAAAGCCTGTCAATAACACAAGCCCCAGAGTCGGATAAAGTTCTTGCTAAACTAAGTAATCTTTTTAATAAGAATAGAACCAATTGGATTGAGGTGGATTTAAGCCCCTGGGGCAGTGATGATAAAGGGATAAGTCAATTTAAGCTAATAAAGGATGCAATTCTAAGTCATAGATTGATTGAATTCAATTATTTTGGCTCATCTGGTGAGAAAACGATACGAAGAGTTGAACCAATGAAGCTGATTTTTAAAATAAATGCCTGGTATTTGCAAGCCTTCTGCCTGACTCGAAATGCAATAAGAATGTTTAAAATAGTAAGAATGTCAGACGTCCAAATGACACAGGAAGTTTTCATCGAAAAAATGCTGGAATCATTACCAAGTGGCAGTCAAACACTAAATGACCCCAAATGGATAGAAATATGCTTAAAAATATGTGCTGATGGTGCCTACCGGGTATATGATGAATTCGAAGAGAAAGATATAACTAAAAATAAGGATGGCTCCTTTACAATCATTACCCGTCTGCCTGAAAATGAATGGCTGATACGCTATCTCCTTTCTTTTGGAGCCGATGCCGAAGTGGTAAGTCCACAACATATACGTGATACGATTGAAAATGAGTTAAATAAAATTATCTTGAAATATAGGGAGACAACTAAAATAATAAAAGCGGGGCGTAGAATATTGTAA
- a CDS encoding MarR family winged helix-turn-helix transcriptional regulator produces MEKSKNNNHKIANESLDLAFALMELDKKTRYYGTDVPIFHSEIHVIKAIAEHSSIHVGGLADILGVTKGAVSEILKKLERKALVKKEVDELNLSRYLLSLTEKGEKAHKIHMHYHDIIDSMVEDELQNATESEIQFLSNFLSALIDRIENFDENMMK; encoded by the coding sequence ATGGAAAAAAGTAAAAATAACAATCATAAAATTGCAAATGAATCATTAGATTTGGCGTTTGCTCTTATGGAGCTAGATAAAAAGACGCGATATTACGGAACGGATGTTCCGATTTTTCACTCTGAAATTCATGTAATAAAGGCAATCGCCGAGCATTCATCCATTCATGTGGGGGGCCTGGCTGATATTCTGGGTGTAACAAAGGGAGCTGTTTCCGAAATTCTCAAAAAGCTGGAGAGAAAGGCTCTGGTTAAAAAGGAAGTTGATGAATTGAATTTATCCAGGTATTTACTGAGTCTAACGGAAAAAGGGGAAAAGGCCCATAAAATTCACATGCATTATCATGATATTATAGACAGCATGGTGGAAGATGAGCTGCAAAATGCGACTGAGTCAGAAATACAATTTTTGTCGAATTTTTTGTCAGCCTTGATAGACAGGATAGAAAACTTTGATGAAAATATGATGAAATAA
- a CDS encoding metal-dependent transcriptional regulator, with product MKQNKSHHLEKKLSPSREDYLKAIYKLSKKSKLVRSIDIAVYLGVTKPSVHSAVTELQEEGLVIKPLGGEIQLTEEGRKQGEIITNKYQIIRQFLITCCHVDELIASADACKMEHVISNDAIFAIKKYLRIEQGEAF from the coding sequence GTGAAACAAAATAAGAGTCATCATTTGGAGAAAAAACTTAGTCCTTCAAGGGAGGATTATTTAAAGGCTATATATAAGCTTTCTAAAAAAAGTAAACTAGTACGCTCCATTGACATTGCGGTATATTTAGGAGTTACGAAACCTAGCGTTCATAGCGCTGTCACTGAATTGCAAGAAGAAGGACTGGTGATCAAGCCTTTGGGTGGTGAAATCCAGCTTACGGAGGAAGGCCGAAAACAAGGAGAGATTATAACAAATAAGTATCAGATTATAAGACAATTTTTAATTACGTGCTGCCATGTGGATGAATTGATTGCAAGCGCAGATGCCTGCAAAATGGAACATGTTATCAGCAATGATGCTATTTTTGCTATCAAGAAATATTTGAGGATAGAGCAAGGAGAAGCTTTTTGA
- a CDS encoding VanZ family protein, which produces MESKQKEIPDGKKVLSDNSKVINIRLRRSILAGTIVYSALILYFMFFGFHRLDPKSSYNQYTFLFIPEGIPLRFPELTMSWLYDFGNIAAFIPFGIIFPLLYRIRFRTFIPLFILVIAFLEVMQSLTFLGTFDVMDIISNTLGAIIGCVAYKVGFSSEITFKKLVASAISIFILFIGIMTVSETIDYGVHVNERIGRVEAINEISTTAPESEGLSTFTVQGEKIKPALNLFSSKDGISKEYQFILNKKSLWFYANCGIPDGEEYKGSVMIMVNGEELIQFSDKDEDKNVWRVKTFIDTDIEDFKIIVTGNAKVWDVGIAEIKHWWE; this is translated from the coding sequence ATGGAAAGCAAACAAAAAGAAATACCAGATGGCAAAAAGGTTTTATCGGATAATTCTAAGGTTATCAATATTAGATTACGCAGGAGTATACTAGCAGGAACGATAGTATACTCAGCTTTAATTTTGTACTTCATGTTCTTTGGGTTTCATAGATTGGATCCGAAAAGCAGTTATAATCAATATACGTTTCTGTTTATCCCAGAAGGGATCCCCCTAAGGTTTCCGGAACTAACGATGTCATGGCTGTACGATTTTGGAAACATTGCTGCTTTTATTCCTTTTGGAATTATATTTCCGTTGCTGTATCGAATCCGTTTTAGAACGTTTATCCCATTATTTATATTAGTGATCGCCTTTTTGGAAGTGATGCAGTCTTTAACGTTCCTGGGCACATTTGATGTTATGGATATTATATCCAATACTTTGGGGGCGATTATAGGTTGTGTTGCTTATAAAGTAGGGTTTTCCTCAGAGATTACCTTTAAAAAGCTAGTTGCTTCGGCTATCTCTATTTTTATACTATTTATTGGGATTATGACTGTTTCTGAAACAATTGATTATGGTGTGCATGTGAATGAAAGAATAGGACGTGTCGAAGCAATAAACGAGATAAGTACAACCGCACCAGAATCCGAAGGTCTTTCAACTTTTACGGTGCAAGGCGAAAAAATAAAGCCTGCATTAAATTTATTCAGCAGTAAGGATGGGATAAGTAAGGAGTATCAATTTATTCTGAATAAGAAAAGTTTGTGGTTCTATGCCAATTGTGGTATTCCCGACGGAGAAGAATATAAAGGGTCGGTCATGATTATGGTTAATGGAGAAGAACTGATCCAATTTAGTGATAAAGACGAAGATAAAAATGTGTGGAGAGTGAAGACGTTTATTGACACAGATATAGAAGATTTTAAAATTATTGTAACGGGAAACGCTAAAGTATGGGACGTTGGCATCGCAGAAATAAAGCATTGGTGGGAGTAA
- the yaaA gene encoding peroxide stress protein YaaA — protein sequence MKIIISPAKKMNEDTDSIEITGMPGFINDAKILMHEMKSMSLSEGKKLWKCNDKLAELNHKRYKDMTLVHRLTPAVIAYEGLQYQHMAPKVLTSRALSYLSDHLRILSGFYGVLRPFDGVTPYRLEMQAKLSVNDCKDLYDFWGDRLYHSLMDDDRIILNLASREYSQCIEKYITPKDRFITIEFGELVEGKVKQKGTISKMARGGMVRFMAENNISDLNGLKDFKELGFTYSKELSSDSKYVFLV from the coding sequence ATGAAGATAATAATTTCTCCGGCAAAGAAGATGAATGAGGATACGGATTCCATTGAGATCACCGGAATGCCCGGATTTATTAATGATGCTAAAATATTGATGCATGAAATGAAGTCCATGTCCTTATCAGAGGGGAAAAAATTGTGGAAATGCAATGATAAATTAGCAGAATTAAACCATAAGCGCTACAAAGATATGACTTTGGTTCATAGACTGACACCGGCGGTAATAGCATATGAGGGCTTGCAGTATCAGCATATGGCTCCGAAGGTGCTTACAAGCAGAGCACTTTCGTACTTATCAGATCATTTGCGGATACTGTCAGGCTTCTATGGAGTACTGAGGCCATTTGATGGGGTAACCCCATATCGACTGGAAATGCAGGCAAAGCTTTCCGTGAATGATTGTAAGGATTTGTATGATTTCTGGGGAGACCGGTTGTATCATAGCCTAATGGACGATGACAGGATTATCCTTAACTTAGCTTCCAGGGAATACTCACAATGCATCGAGAAATATATCACACCAAAGGATCGGTTTATTACGATTGAGTTTGGTGAATTGGTGGAGGGAAAAGTAAAGCAGAAGGGAACAATATCGAAGATGGCTCGCGGTGGTATGGTGCGGTTCATGGCAGAGAATAATATTTCTGACTTAAATGGTCTTAAGGATTTTAAGGAGCTGGGTTTTACTTATTCCAAGGAGCTTTCCAGCGATTCAAAATACGTATTCCTGGTGTGA
- a CDS encoding transcriptional regulator, producing MASKISFEAVKFHAVRFIGKEVIVGKKNPVPDLWKKMLNDGTNDFLQSLQERVSPLGDTIGWMGEYNQQTKEFVYIAGIFATPNATVPDGFSYRDIPDCLMGVGWIQGNTSNLEKGAHIKTEKIMRANGYVPDYSIVGISMEYYSFDRYANVKEDGNNTFTFGYYLPCKRMI from the coding sequence ATGGCAAGCAAAATTTCCTTTGAAGCAGTAAAATTTCATGCAGTAAGATTTATAGGGAAAGAAGTAATCGTCGGAAAGAAAAATCCTGTTCCAGATCTATGGAAAAAGATGTTAAACGATGGAACAAACGATTTTCTTCAATCTTTGCAAGAACGAGTATCTCCATTGGGAGATACCATTGGGTGGATGGGTGAGTATAATCAGCAGACAAAAGAGTTTGTTTATATTGCTGGTATATTTGCGACCCCTAATGCTACAGTTCCAGATGGATTTTCTTATCGTGATATCCCTGATTGTCTGATGGGAGTAGGTTGGATACAAGGTAATACATCCAATCTGGAAAAAGGAGCTCATATTAAAACAGAGAAGATAATGAGAGCAAATGGGTATGTTCCAGATTACTCCATTGTAGGAATTTCAATGGAATATTATTCGTTTGACAGATATGCAAATGTTAAGGAAGATGGTAATAACACCTTTACGTTTGGATACTATTTACCCTGCAAAAGAATGATATAA
- a CDS encoding right-handed parallel beta-helix repeat-containing protein, translated as MNKKKGGMYLVVILLIHLFVFNWYGETAKAASVYYVSTTGNDKTGTGTVSNPWKTIQKAADIMEAGDTCIIRGGTYRETVTLDTSGTSANPIAFKAYTGETVTVSGADPVTDWVKHSGSIYYATMTDSLGTKNQIFVNKQMQLEARWPNSATLDPLNSTLAAVDSGSATTINDGDLIQAAGYWVGKTVWCVPGTGYKSYKSTITSSNAGSITFDKMDIAAKAGNSYYIIGDLKDLDSSGEWYYDNGTSRLYLWAPGGVNPNTLTVEAKKRTYAFDLSSCSYINITGINIFASSIKMSASNYCKVSDMTAEYISHDSDVSNQYSTGIFMSGTNNELRNSTLTYSSGNLISIQGTGNKVINNLMHEADYSAAEMPAIYLLGANHLISHNTVYNAGRHLIFMPTQNSRIQYNNLYNAGKLTNDCGIIYEFGWDGNGTVIDHNFVHDNLAKNYSGTGIYLDNGSKGYIVHHNVVWGNYTGIRLNTPSNFNMIYNNTTYGNGNIGYWGSDFQTDMYGDRIFNNIFTTAFTLPGTHIEKNNITSGTNPLFVNPTAHNFRLQAASPAINAGALIPGITNGYVGSAPDIGAYEYGGPDWTAGHNFASPPAPVFENVSVLYDNKVRQSDFEKGIISPWITTHSRTAASVSISRSCSKSVRLGTGEDGIKQVLTGLNPDTSYICTAWVKADPGEQIQIGVSGFGGTDVSATSASTTWTMVSIPFKTGTGATSATVYAYKMPGTSYVYVDDFGVVEH; from the coding sequence GTGAACAAGAAAAAAGGCGGCATGTATTTAGTTGTAATTCTGTTGATTCATTTATTTGTTTTTAATTGGTATGGGGAAACTGCAAAGGCGGCTTCCGTATATTATGTTTCTACCACGGGAAATGACAAAACTGGAACCGGTACAGTATCAAATCCGTGGAAGACCATACAAAAGGCAGCTGATATCATGGAAGCCGGAGATACCTGTATCATACGAGGTGGTACATACCGGGAAACAGTAACACTTGATACCTCCGGAACTTCTGCAAATCCCATAGCCTTTAAGGCTTATACAGGAGAGACGGTAACAGTATCTGGTGCAGATCCAGTCACTGACTGGGTAAAACACTCCGGATCCATCTATTATGCAACCATGACTGATTCCCTTGGAACAAAAAATCAGATATTTGTTAATAAGCAAATGCAATTAGAAGCCAGATGGCCCAATTCAGCAACGCTTGATCCCTTAAATTCAACGCTTGCAGCAGTTGATTCAGGTTCTGCCACAACCATCAATGATGGAGATTTAATTCAGGCAGCAGGCTACTGGGTTGGCAAAACGGTTTGGTGTGTTCCGGGAACAGGCTACAAATCCTATAAAAGTACCATCACAAGCTCAAATGCCGGCTCGATTACCTTTGATAAAATGGATATTGCAGCTAAAGCTGGTAACAGCTATTATATTATCGGCGATCTGAAAGATCTTGACAGCTCAGGAGAATGGTATTATGACAATGGTACCAGCAGGCTTTATTTATGGGCACCTGGTGGAGTTAATCCGAACACTTTGACAGTGGAAGCAAAAAAGCGGACTTATGCTTTTGATTTAAGCTCCTGCTCCTACATAAATATTACCGGAATTAATATCTTTGCTTCCAGTATTAAAATGTCTGCTTCTAATTACTGTAAAGTTTCTGATATGACTGCGGAATACATCAGCCATGATTCCGATGTTTCAAACCAATACAGTACAGGGATATTTATGTCTGGTACCAATAATGAGCTTAGAAACAGTACTCTGACCTACAGCTCCGGTAATTTAATCAGTATTCAGGGAACGGGAAATAAGGTAATTAATAATCTTATGCACGAAGCAGATTATTCGGCAGCAGAAATGCCGGCAATCTATCTACTGGGGGCTAACCATCTAATCAGTCATAATACGGTATATAACGCCGGGCGTCATCTTATATTTATGCCTACCCAAAATAGTCGTATACAGTATAACAATCTATACAATGCAGGTAAGCTGACAAACGACTGCGGAATCATCTATGAGTTTGGCTGGGATGGGAATGGGACAGTGATTGACCATAATTTCGTACATGATAATCTGGCAAAGAATTATTCCGGCACTGGCATCTATCTGGATAATGGGAGTAAGGGGTATATTGTACATCACAATGTTGTATGGGGAAACTATACTGGGATAAGGTTGAATACGCCCAGTAATTTTAACATGATCTATAACAATACGACTTACGGTAACGGAAATATAGGATATTGGGGAAGTGATTTTCAAACAGATATGTACGGTGACAGAATTTTCAATAATATTTTTACAACGGCCTTTACATTGCCTGGTACTCATATAGAGAAAAATAATATTACCTCAGGAACCAACCCGTTATTTGTGAATCCCACAGCACATAATTTCAGGCTGCAGGCTGCTTCTCCGGCTATAAATGCAGGGGCTTTAATACCTGGAATCACCAATGGTTATGTTGGTTCGGCACCGGATATTGGAGCCTATGAGTATGGCGGACCGGATTGGACTGCCGGGCATAATTTTGCTTCACCTCCAGCCCCGGTTTTTGAGAATGTCAGCGTACTTTATGATAATAAAGTACGGCAATCTGATTTTGAAAAAGGGATTATCTCACCCTGGATAACAACACATTCACGTACTGCTGCAAGTGTATCTATATCAAGGAGCTGTTCTAAGAGTGTTAGACTGGGCACTGGAGAAGATGGTATCAAGCAGGTACTTACGGGTCTAAATCCTGATACCAGCTATATATGTACTGCCTGGGTTAAGGCAGACCCAGGGGAGCAGATTCAGATTGGTGTCAGTGGTTTTGGTGGAACGGATGTATCCGCTACATCTGCCAGTACAACCTGGACAATGGTAAGCATTCCTTTTAAGACCGGAACAGGTGCCACCAGTGCAACGGTGTATGCTTACAAGATGCCTGGTACATCATATGTCTATGTGGATGATTTTGGGGTAGTAGAACATTAA